One genomic window of Verrucomicrobiia bacterium includes the following:
- a CDS encoding xanthine dehydrogenase family protein molybdopterin-binding subunit: MLSWPAKRDVIGQGTQRVDAPAKVTGAAKYSSDVQPEGWLYGMIYRSRWPAAKVTGINIEKAKQIPGIKAVVVERDGERTVRFYGEELAAVAGTSRQACLDALLAIEVEATPLPFVVKEEKARNTDSPRVWPDAANLSEPNVREKGDVDKAFAGAAAVVEGFFTTPTQLHQPLETHGNTVSVTYDGVTCWASTQGIFSVRDGLADYLEVPHERVRVITDYMGGGFGAKFGPGAEGGLAGRLSKAAGAPVKIMLTRFDQSLAVGNRPSSFQQIKLGADADGKMVAFEMDSYGTAGIGAGASSAGGGGGAGFPAPYIYVVPNIRVKQSSVAINAGQARAFRAPGHPIASFGMESIVDELAVKLKMDPVELRLKNDPSKTRQREYAVGTERFGWKEKYKLPGSSPGPIKVGVGCAGGTWGGGGRGTQADVQINSDGSVEVRCGTQDLGTGTRTLVAVVAAEVFGLKPEQVTAKIGDTQFPPSGGSGGSSSAASVCPAIFDACTNALQDLQKKTGVADARGSNWLAACRKLGVNPLTSHGQWQEGLSSSGAGGVQFAEVEVDTETGFVKVRKILCVQDCGLVVDKLTCETQINGGVIMGLGYALYEERVMDSATGVVLNPNFETYKLPNFADVPEIEVILMDMPERGVIGIGEPSTIPTAGAIANAVANALGVRVSSLPITPARVLTALGKVGKVGSKA; this comes from the coding sequence ATGCTTAGCTGGCCGGCAAAACGGGATGTGATCGGGCAGGGGACACAGCGTGTCGATGCCCCGGCAAAAGTGACCGGCGCAGCCAAGTATAGTTCCGACGTCCAGCCCGAGGGCTGGCTCTATGGCATGATTTATCGGTCGCGCTGGCCCGCCGCGAAGGTGACGGGCATCAACATCGAAAAGGCCAAACAAATTCCGGGCATCAAGGCCGTCGTCGTCGAGCGCGATGGCGAGCGGACCGTCCGCTTCTACGGCGAGGAACTGGCCGCGGTCGCGGGTACCTCAAGGCAGGCGTGTCTCGATGCGTTGCTCGCGATCGAAGTCGAGGCCACGCCGTTGCCGTTCGTAGTGAAGGAAGAGAAAGCACGGAATACGGACTCGCCACGGGTTTGGCCCGATGCGGCCAATCTTTCCGAACCGAATGTCCGGGAGAAGGGGGACGTCGACAAGGCGTTTGCCGGGGCGGCGGCCGTTGTCGAAGGTTTCTTTACCACACCGACCCAGCTTCATCAGCCACTCGAAACCCACGGCAACACGGTTTCTGTGACCTACGACGGCGTGACCTGCTGGGCTTCGACCCAGGGCATCTTTAGCGTCCGCGACGGATTGGCCGACTATCTGGAAGTGCCCCATGAGAGGGTGCGCGTCATCACGGACTACATGGGCGGCGGATTCGGCGCGAAATTTGGCCCGGGCGCGGAGGGTGGTTTGGCGGGACGGCTCTCCAAGGCGGCGGGTGCGCCGGTGAAGATAATGTTAACACGCTTCGATCAGTCCCTCGCTGTCGGCAATCGTCCTTCGTCTTTCCAACAAATCAAACTGGGCGCGGACGCGGACGGCAAGATGGTGGCTTTCGAAATGGATTCTTACGGTACCGCCGGCATCGGGGCTGGCGCGTCCTCGGCGGGCGGCGGCGGTGGGGCAGGTTTCCCCGCGCCTTACATTTATGTCGTCCCCAACATCCGCGTGAAGCAATCTTCCGTCGCAATCAACGCCGGCCAGGCCCGGGCGTTCCGCGCGCCCGGCCATCCCATCGCTTCGTTCGGCATGGAATCGATCGTCGACGAACTCGCGGTCAAGTTGAAGATGGATCCAGTGGAACTGCGCTTGAAGAATGACCCGAGCAAGACCCGCCAACGCGAATATGCCGTCGGCACGGAGCGCTTCGGTTGGAAGGAAAAATACAAGCTGCCGGGCTCCTCGCCGGGTCCGATCAAGGTGGGCGTCGGCTGCGCGGGCGGCACCTGGGGCGGGGGCGGACGGGGCACGCAAGCGGACGTGCAGATCAACTCCGACGGCAGCGTGGAGGTTCGTTGCGGTACCCAGGACCTTGGGACAGGTACGCGCACGCTCGTGGCCGTCGTGGCGGCAGAAGTTTTTGGACTCAAACCCGAACAGGTCACTGCCAAAATCGGCGACACGCAATTCCCGCCATCGGGCGGCAGCGGCGGCAGCAGTAGCGCCGCGTCCGTCTGTCCCGCCATCTTCGACGCCTGCACCAATGCGCTCCAGGATTTGCAGAAGAAGACGGGCGTGGCCGACGCGCGCGGGTCAAATTGGTTGGCTGCCTGCCGGAAACTCGGCGTCAATCCCCTCACGTCGCATGGCCAGTGGCAGGAAGGGCTGTCGTCGAGCGGCGCGGGCGGCGTTCAATTCGCCGAGGTCGAGGTGGACACCGAAACCGGTTTCGTGAAGGTCCGCAAGATCTTGTGCGTGCAGGACTGCGGACTCGTCGTGGACAAACTCACCTGCGAAACGCAGATCAACGGCGGCGTCATCATGGGCTTGGGCTATGCCTTGTACGAAGAACGAGTGATGGACTCCGCCACGGGCGTCGTGTTGAACCCCAATTTCGAGACCTACAAGTTGCCCAATTTCGCGGATGTCCCGGAGATCGAAGTGATCTTGATGGACATGCCCGAGCGCGGCGTGATCGGTATCGGCGAACCTTCCACCATCCCGACCGCTGGTGCCATTGCGAATGCCGTCGCCAACGCGCTGGGCGTTCGCGTCAGCAGTCTGCCGATTACCCCGGCGCGAGTGCTCACCGCGTTGGGCAAGGTCGGGAAGGTTGGGTCGAAAGCATGA
- a CDS encoding (2Fe-2S)-binding protein: MSDESLNEPGRTEISRRSFLKGLGTVVVASAAVPVGAVAAGVEEMGNLGVEKTLGPGAVPVTLNVNGKKLKLNLEPRVTLLDALRNHSNLTGTKEVCDRATCGACTVLLDGTPVYSCMKLAVEAQGHAITTVEGLASDGKLTTVQKAFVDGDALMCGYCTPGFVMSVTALLKKNPHPTADEVRTACSGNLCRCGTQARMLTATLKAAGVKVADRTEVIRHA; the protein is encoded by the coding sequence ATGAGTGACGAGTCCCTCAACGAGCCGGGCCGCACCGAGATCAGCCGCCGCTCGTTCCTAAAGGGCCTCGGTACTGTTGTCGTCGCTTCCGCAGCCGTACCAGTGGGCGCGGTGGCCGCGGGGGTTGAGGAAATGGGAAATCTCGGAGTCGAGAAGACCCTCGGCCCAGGCGCGGTCCCGGTCACCCTCAATGTCAACGGCAAGAAGCTTAAACTGAATCTCGAACCACGCGTCACGCTCCTGGACGCGCTCCGCAATCATTCCAACCTGACTGGCACGAAGGAAGTCTGCGACCGCGCCACCTGCGGTGCCTGCACCGTGTTGTTGGACGGAACGCCGGTGTATTCGTGCATGAAACTCGCCGTCGAAGCGCAAGGCCACGCGATTACGACCGTCGAGGGTCTGGCAAGCGACGGCAAACTCACGACCGTGCAAAAGGCGTTCGTCGATGGTGACGCGCTGATGTGCGGCTACTGCACGCCCGGGTTCGTGATGAGCGTAACGGCGCTCCTGAAGAAGAATCCGCATCCCACAGCGGACGAAGTGCGCACCGCCTGTTCGGGTAATCTCTGCCGGTGCGGCACGCAAGCGCGTATGCTCACCGCCACGCTCAAGGCCGCCGGCGTGAAGGTCGCGGACAGAACCGAGGTCATCCGCCATGCTTAG
- a CDS encoding MoxR family ATPase, producing the protein MEQGIGAINEQVKRESEFIRVLVGEISKVIVGQKYLIERLLIGLLADGHVLLEGVPGLAKTLSVKTLSAAIQTTFHRIQFTPDLLPADVIGTLIYNPKDGEFRIKKGPVFANLILADEINRAPAKVQSALLEAMQERQVTIGDQTFKLPEPFLVLATQNPIEQEGTYPLPEAQVDRFMLKLSIDYPSKQEEREIMDRMAETGKHIVTQAVVTPEQILRARKVVDSIYMDEKIKNYIVDLVFATRDPKAYNIDVGGLIQYGASPRATIYLAVAAKAYAFLQGRGYVTPQDVKTIGMDVLRHRVIVSYEAEAEEMTSEKVIKRIFDEVPVP; encoded by the coding sequence ATGGAACAAGGAATCGGCGCAATTAACGAACAGGTTAAACGCGAAAGCGAATTTATAAGGGTGCTGGTTGGCGAGATCAGCAAGGTCATCGTCGGTCAGAAATATCTCATCGAGCGGTTGTTGATTGGGTTGCTGGCGGACGGGCATGTCCTGCTGGAAGGTGTGCCGGGTCTGGCGAAGACGTTGTCAGTGAAGACGCTCTCGGCGGCGATTCAGACGACGTTTCATCGCATCCAGTTCACCCCTGATCTGCTCCCCGCTGACGTGATTGGCACGCTGATCTACAATCCCAAGGACGGAGAGTTCCGCATCAAGAAGGGTCCGGTATTCGCCAACCTGATTCTCGCCGACGAAATCAATCGCGCACCCGCGAAAGTGCAGAGCGCGTTGCTCGAAGCCATGCAGGAACGCCAGGTCACCATCGGCGACCAGACGTTCAAGCTGCCCGAGCCATTCCTGGTGCTGGCCACACAGAACCCGATTGAACAGGAAGGCACATATCCGTTGCCGGAAGCGCAGGTTGATCGTTTCATGCTCAAGCTGTCGATCGATTACCCAAGCAAACAGGAAGAGCGCGAGATTATGGATCGCATGGCCGAGACGGGTAAACACATCGTCACGCAGGCCGTCGTTACGCCGGAGCAGATTTTACGGGCGCGCAAAGTGGTCGATTCCATCTATATGGACGAGAAAATCAAAAACTACATCGTGGACCTCGTCTTCGCCACGCGTGACCCCAAGGCTTACAATATCGATGTCGGCGGTCTCATCCAATACGGGGCCTCGCCGCGCGCCACGATTTACCTGGCCGTCGCCGCAAAAGCCTACGCCTTCCTGCAGGGCCGCGGCTACGTAACGCCACAGGATGTGAAGACCATCGGCATGGATGTCTTGCGCCATCGCGTAATCGTCAGTTACGAAGCCGAAGCCGAGGAAATGACCAGCGAAAAAGTCATTAAACGTATTTTCGACGAAGTACCTGTACCGTGA
- a CDS encoding DUF1326 domain-containing protein, with protein MKTLVASIAIVFFLAGASLRAAENLHGDLLELHSCQVYIGGCIASSESPQDGKYLLRVWNICDGSHGGIPLRGLQVALLETADENLALGQTKPTAAMAYLPQSATPAQAAALLDWLKSSNPELARMKLPTRTVPIQFTSTHGMASFSAGDFLQMAVQPFQSCGLVSCGESLWYTPRSATTSYTVGVTSKSVVHEPALALRWIDHGKNNVFQGRFGEGTTASATFQPPAFVCAAADHPAHE; from the coding sequence ATGAAAACGTTGGTGGCGAGTATCGCGATTGTTTTTTTTCTGGCGGGCGCTTCTCTTCGCGCCGCAGAGAATCTCCACGGTGATCTTCTCGAACTGCATTCGTGTCAGGTATACATCGGCGGCTGCATAGCCTCGTCGGAGTCTCCGCAAGACGGCAAGTATTTGTTGCGGGTCTGGAATATCTGCGACGGATCGCATGGCGGGATCCCTTTGCGCGGCCTGCAGGTAGCGCTGCTGGAGACCGCCGACGAGAATCTCGCTCTTGGCCAAACGAAGCCAACCGCCGCAATGGCCTACCTGCCGCAATCCGCCACCCCCGCGCAAGCTGCGGCGCTGCTGGATTGGTTGAAGTCCTCCAATCCAGAACTCGCGCGCATGAAATTGCCGACGCGCACCGTCCCGATTCAATTTACCAGCACGCATGGAATGGCCTCGTTTTCCGCCGGCGATTTCCTGCAAATGGCCGTCCAGCCGTTCCAATCTTGCGGCCTTGTCAGTTGCGGCGAATCTCTCTGGTACACCCCCCGCTCCGCCACCACCTCGTACACCGTCGGCGTCACCAGCAAGTCCGTCGTCCACGAGCCGGCGCTCGCCCTGCGGTGGATTGACCACGGCAAGAACAACGTCTTCCAGGGTCGTTTCGGTGAAGGCACAACCGCCTCGGCCACATTTCAACCGCCTGCGTTCGTGTGCGCCGCTGCCGACCATCCCGCGCATGAGTGA
- a CDS encoding HAD hydrolase-like protein has translation MNAKLRFVLFDWGDTLMSEAGPPDIPMADWTEVRVIDGASEVLSLLSKSYRIAVATNATVSKKPDIVRALERVGLNALIDEIFCFTELGHKKGEPEFWGAVLTRLDAQKNELIVIGDSLEQDVLGSIRVGIRAIWFNWKQESYSGSFSIRSVQSLRQLPAAIEELT, from the coding sequence GTGAACGCGAAGCTGCGATTCGTACTGTTCGACTGGGGTGACACATTGATGTCCGAAGCGGGTCCACCGGACATTCCCATGGCTGATTGGACGGAGGTTCGCGTTATCGACGGCGCCTCCGAGGTTCTTTCGCTGTTATCGAAAAGCTACCGCATTGCAGTCGCAACAAATGCGACCGTGTCGAAAAAGCCCGATATCGTGCGCGCGCTGGAGCGGGTTGGGCTGAACGCGCTCATCGACGAGATCTTCTGCTTCACCGAGTTAGGCCACAAGAAGGGCGAGCCGGAGTTCTGGGGTGCGGTGCTCACTCGCCTCGACGCGCAGAAGAACGAGCTGATCGTGATCGGCGACTCCTTGGAGCAGGACGTCCTAGGGTCGATACGTGTCGGGATTCGCGCGATCTGGTTCAATTGGAAACAAGAGAGCTATTCGGGGTCGTTTTCGATACGGTCAGTCCAATCTCTCCGACAACTGCCCGCCGCCATCGAAGAACTTACCTGA
- a CDS encoding VWA domain-containing protein — protein MQFGNSTSFWLLLLVPALAVLQVWGFRARRQALARFAAPPLVKRLADSVRPVARRWKAILIVAVVLLVALALTQPRWGFEWREVKHSGVDVAVLLDVSKSMLTEDVRPNRLGQAKYAVQDLLEKLRGDRIGLIAFAGTAFVQCPLTVDYEAFRLTLKDADPRIIPRGGTAIGVAIRTALKAFEAGEGRDRAIVLITDGEETESDALAAADEAAKAGVKIYAIGVGTAEGELIPVREEGKPMEFLKDREGAVVKSRLNEEMLKELALKTGGIYVRSVPGDFGIDTIYEKGIAQLQRKEYQAKLQKQYFERFQWPLGFAFALLVVESFVSDRRAV, from the coding sequence ATGCAATTTGGTAATTCAACTTCGTTCTGGCTGCTGCTCCTGGTGCCGGCGCTGGCAGTGCTTCAGGTTTGGGGATTTCGCGCGCGAAGGCAGGCACTGGCGCGATTTGCGGCGCCGCCGCTGGTCAAACGACTTGCGGATTCCGTTCGACCGGTCGCGCGCCGGTGGAAAGCCATCCTGATCGTCGCCGTGGTCCTGCTGGTGGCGCTGGCGCTGACCCAACCGCGCTGGGGGTTTGAATGGCGCGAGGTGAAACATAGCGGCGTGGACGTTGCGGTACTGCTCGATGTGTCAAAGAGTATGTTGACCGAAGACGTCCGGCCGAATCGGCTGGGGCAGGCGAAATACGCCGTGCAGGACTTGCTCGAGAAACTCCGGGGTGACCGAATTGGTTTGATCGCGTTTGCGGGGACGGCCTTCGTGCAATGTCCGTTGACCGTGGACTACGAGGCATTCCGCCTGACGCTGAAGGACGCCGATCCGCGAATCATCCCGCGTGGCGGCACAGCGATCGGGGTGGCCATTCGCACGGCGCTCAAGGCCTTTGAAGCCGGCGAGGGACGTGACCGTGCGATCGTGCTGATCACGGACGGCGAAGAAACGGAAAGCGACGCGTTGGCGGCCGCAGACGAAGCAGCAAAGGCGGGCGTGAAGATTTACGCCATCGGCGTCGGCACGGCGGAGGGTGAATTGATCCCTGTGCGCGAGGAAGGGAAGCCGATGGAGTTCTTGAAAGACCGCGAGGGCGCGGTGGTTAAGTCGCGGCTTAACGAAGAGATGCTGAAGGAACTCGCACTGAAGACGGGCGGGATTTACGTGCGCAGCGTGCCCGGCGACTTCGGCATCGACACGATCTACGAGAAGGGCATCGCGCAACTGCAACGCAAGGAATATCAGGCGAAGTTGCAAAAACAATACTTCGAGCGGTTCCAATGGCCCCTGGGTTTCGCGTTTGCCTTGCTGGTCGTTGAATCGTTTGTCAGTGACAGGAGGGCAGTATGA
- a CDS encoding FAD binding domain-containing protein, whose product MKSFQYASPHTVDSAVSLAANQGRFLAGGIDILGEMKDYIASPRLLVNVKDLPVTREITPGKESWTIGTNVTISEIEQHAELKRVFPGLHQAAAEVGSPQIRNVATVGGNLAQHSRCWYYRHRDIHCLKKGGDTCYAHDGENKYHSLFSGNPCISPVVSNLAIALAALDAKAIVRRGREEVALSIADLYAKAWDNPEAHNSLTGTDLILRVQIPDAGRRSAYQQVSEKASFDWALVSCAAAAKVDGARLSKVRVVLGAVSPIPWQVQAAHDFLEGKKLDDDVATHASEIILKDAAPREHNGYKVPIAQTLIRRTLKQLVG is encoded by the coding sequence ATGAAATCTTTCCAATACGCCTCTCCACACACCGTCGATAGCGCCGTCTCGCTGGCCGCTAACCAGGGCCGCTTCCTGGCGGGCGGCATCGACATCCTTGGCGAGATGAAAGACTACATCGCCAGCCCGCGTCTGCTGGTGAACGTCAAGGACCTGCCCGTCACCCGCGAGATTACGCCCGGCAAAGAATCCTGGACGATTGGCACAAACGTCACCATTTCGGAAATCGAGCAACACGCGGAATTGAAACGCGTTTTCCCGGGCTTGCACCAAGCTGCCGCGGAGGTTGGTTCGCCGCAGATTCGCAACGTCGCCACCGTCGGCGGCAATCTGGCACAACACTCACGCTGCTGGTATTACCGCCATCGCGATATCCACTGCCTGAAAAAGGGCGGTGACACTTGTTACGCGCACGATGGGGAGAACAAATACCACAGCCTATTCTCGGGCAATCCGTGCATTAGCCCGGTCGTGTCCAATCTCGCCATCGCGCTGGCCGCGCTCGATGCCAAGGCGATCGTCCGCCGCGGGAGGGAAGAAGTTGCCCTCTCCATCGCCGACCTGTACGCGAAAGCCTGGGATAATCCCGAGGCGCACAATTCCCTGACAGGAACCGACCTGATTCTCCGTGTGCAGATTCCCGACGCGGGTCGTCGGAGCGCGTACCAACAGGTCAGCGAGAAGGCCAGCTTCGATTGGGCCCTGGTCAGTTGCGCCGCCGCCGCGAAAGTCGACGGAGCTAGGTTGAGCAAAGTGCGTGTCGTACTTGGCGCGGTGTCGCCGATTCCCTGGCAGGTCCAGGCAGCTCACGACTTTCTCGAAGGCAAGAAGTTGGACGACGATGTCGCCACGCATGCTTCCGAGATTATCCTGAAGGATGCTGCTCCGCGGGAGCACAACGGCTACAAGGTGCCCATCGCCCAGACGCTGATTCGCCGAACCCTCAAACAACTCGTCGGGTGA
- a CDS encoding DUF58 domain-containing protein, whose protein sequence is MIPKEVLKKVRQIEIRTNREVTDVLGGQYHSVFKGHGMEFEEVREYLPGDEVRSIDWNVTARFGHPYIKKFKEERELTVILIVDVSASGQFGSVRQTKNELAAELAAVLAFSAIRNNDKVGLIMFTDQIEKYVPPKKGRRHVLRVIREILAFQPKGRGTNLKAALDYLNHVQSRRAVTFVLSDFQVQDEETVRKKLRVASKRHDVVALSLRDPREEELPAVGLVELRDAETDERALVDTFDRKIREEFALKSRLRLEALRRMLRSASVDHVEIRCETDYMLPLIKFFKMRERRI, encoded by the coding sequence GTGATCCCCAAGGAAGTCCTCAAAAAAGTTCGCCAGATCGAAATCCGCACGAACCGTGAAGTTACGGACGTGCTCGGCGGGCAGTACCATTCCGTTTTCAAGGGGCACGGGATGGAGTTCGAAGAAGTGCGCGAGTATCTGCCGGGTGACGAAGTCCGGTCCATCGATTGGAACGTCACGGCCCGCTTCGGTCATCCGTACATCAAGAAGTTCAAGGAAGAGCGCGAACTCACCGTCATCCTGATCGTCGATGTCAGCGCTTCGGGCCAATTTGGGAGCGTGCGCCAGACCAAGAACGAATTGGCCGCCGAACTCGCCGCGGTGCTCGCGTTCTCCGCCATTCGCAACAACGACAAGGTCGGCCTCATCATGTTCACCGACCAGATCGAGAAGTATGTGCCCCCGAAAAAAGGCCGGCGTCACGTGCTCCGCGTGATACGGGAAATCCTGGCATTTCAGCCGAAAGGCCGCGGGACAAATCTGAAGGCGGCGCTCGATTACCTCAACCACGTCCAATCACGGCGCGCGGTCACCTTTGTGCTTTCGGATTTCCAAGTGCAGGACGAAGAAACAGTCCGCAAGAAACTGCGCGTCGCCAGCAAGCGTCACGACGTCGTTGCACTCAGCCTGCGTGACCCGCGCGAAGAAGAACTGCCGGCGGTTGGTCTGGTGGAACTTCGTGATGCGGAAACGGACGAGCGGGCCCTCGTGGATACTTTCGACCGAAAGATCCGTGAAGAGTTCGCCTTGAAATCGCGATTGCGGTTGGAAGCACTGCGCCGCATGTTGCGGTCGGCCAGTGTTGACCACGTAGAGATCCGCTGCGAGACGGATTACATGCTGCCCTTGATCAAATTCTTCAAAATGCGCGAACGCCGAATTTAA
- a CDS encoding VWA domain-containing protein → MKFASPWFLLLFLVLPLWLWWEQRLARRGGLKFSSVATARSLSSFWATLGPSLLLLLRGAALLLVIAALGRPQLGRSESKIRTEGIDIVLVLDISGSMWARDYQKGLQPESRINAAKDVVREFIRARPNDRIGMVVFGTRAYVASPLTLDHDWLERNLDRVRVGLVEGNTAIGAGIGTAVNRLRDTKAKSKVIVLLTDGGENVRNPPALEAAKAAREFNVRIYAVGAGSDYKGPIQVVDDDGNFRGMIRADLDEDLLKQIAAATGGQYFRAADNASLRKTYAQIDSMEKQKVETLAYEEWQELFPWFLTPGLGCLLLAATLEQTRLRRLP, encoded by the coding sequence ATGAAATTCGCGAGTCCATGGTTTTTGTTGCTCTTCCTGGTGTTGCCGTTATGGCTTTGGTGGGAGCAACGTTTGGCGCGACGGGGCGGCTTGAAATTCTCCTCCGTCGCGACGGCCCGGTCGTTGTCGTCTTTTTGGGCAACACTGGGTCCGTCGTTGTTGCTCCTGTTGCGTGGGGCGGCACTACTGTTGGTCATCGCCGCGTTGGGGCGACCGCAATTGGGCCGTAGCGAGAGCAAAATCAGGACTGAAGGCATCGACATTGTTCTTGTCCTGGACATTTCAGGAAGCATGTGGGCAAGAGATTACCAAAAAGGGTTGCAGCCGGAGTCGCGAATCAACGCCGCCAAGGACGTGGTACGTGAATTCATCCGCGCCCGTCCCAATGACCGCATCGGCATGGTCGTGTTCGGCACGCGCGCATATGTAGCCAGCCCGTTGACACTCGACCACGACTGGCTGGAACGCAACCTCGATAGGGTTCGCGTCGGCCTGGTGGAAGGCAACACGGCCATCGGGGCCGGTATCGGCACGGCGGTCAACCGATTGCGCGACACGAAAGCGAAGAGCAAAGTGATCGTCCTTTTGACTGATGGCGGCGAAAACGTGCGCAACCCACCGGCGCTTGAAGCCGCCAAAGCCGCGCGGGAATTCAACGTGCGTATCTATGCTGTGGGTGCAGGCTCCGATTACAAAGGGCCCATACAAGTAGTCGATGACGACGGCAATTTCCGCGGAATGATCCGAGCCGATTTGGACGAGGATTTGCTCAAGCAAATTGCTGCGGCGACCGGCGGACAGTATTTTCGTGCCGCAGACAACGCCTCGCTGCGGAAAACCTACGCGCAGATCGATTCGATGGAAAAACAAAAGGTCGAGACGCTCGCGTATGAGGAATGGCAGGAACTGTTCCCGTGGTTTCTCACGCCGGGACTGGGATGCCTACTGCTGGCTGCAACACTGGAACAGACGCGGCTGCGGAGGTTGCCGTAA
- a CDS encoding DUF4381 family protein: MEDIHDIKGLVPLPHNWWWLLLLLVPIVVMALAYWLWKRRQPTNAITALPPPTPYELAIRALKQLREENPPVEEFYTRLSDIVRHYLEGRFHLRAPERTTEEFLYEVSQNNTLTPEHKDLLGAFLRESDLVKFARHHPEQSDMNRVLEAAEKFVDDTQPQVQELVVPA; encoded by the coding sequence ATGGAAGACATCCATGACATCAAGGGACTCGTTCCGCTGCCGCATAACTGGTGGTGGCTGTTGCTCTTGCTTGTTCCCATTGTGGTAATGGCTCTGGCGTACTGGTTATGGAAGCGAAGGCAGCCAACCAACGCAATTACTGCTCTCCCGCCGCCAACCCCGTACGAGCTGGCCATTCGGGCGCTCAAGCAGTTGCGGGAAGAAAATCCGCCAGTGGAAGAATTTTACACGCGGCTCTCAGACATTGTCCGCCATTACCTCGAAGGGCGGTTTCACTTGCGCGCACCGGAGCGAACGACCGAGGAATTTCTTTACGAGGTTTCTCAAAACAATACCTTGACCCCTGAACACAAAGATTTGCTTGGCGCATTCCTGCGGGAGTCCGACCTCGTGAAATTTGCGCGGCATCATCCCGAACAATCGGACATGAATCGGGTGTTGGAGGCGGCTGAGAAGTTCGTGGACGATACGCAACCGCAGGTCCAGGAGCTGGTCGTGCCGGCATGA